CTTGATCCGGTCATCGCTCTTCGTTATGAATAATTAACTAAGCGCCTGGTTGATGATCGCCAGGGCCTGTTCCGGTCGGAACGGTTTCAGGATCAAGCCGTCCAGGTGGAAACCCTCGATCCCCAGCTTTACGGTCTCTTCTTCCATCCCGGTAATGAAAACGACTTTGGTGGGGTAATTCATCCGGACGTGGCGCAGAAATTCCAGCCCATCCATCCCCGGCATGTTGATGTCGGCAATCACGAGGTCGTAAGGTTCGATCTTCAGCGCTTCCAGGGCTTGGACGCCGTCTTCAGCGGCGGTTAGCGAGTGGCCGGCCGGTTTCAGCAGGTCGGCGATAATGTGGCGCATGCTCTCTTGGTCGTCGGCGATTAGGATTTTAGCCATTCGGCAAGCGCTTTCCTGACGTTATCATCGTAATCGACGAAGATCTTTTCGATCACCCCGCTGGAATTAACGCAGAAGGTCGTCGGGATGACCAGGAGCTGGAATTTATTGATCGCGGAAAGTTTTTTGTCGACAAAGACTGGAAAGGTAATCTTATTGTCGCTAAGAAAGGTCTTGACGTCTTTGGCTTTCTTGTCGAAGGAAATGCCGACGATCTCGGCTGTTTGTCCTTTGTTTTTAAGGTCTTGGAGAAAACCGAGGTTGTTCTGGCTTGATTTGCTCCAGCTGGTAAAGAAAACAACGACCGTCTTTTTGTGTTTCTGGACTTCCTGCAGGCTGGTGACCTTCCCTTCGATATTCGGGAGCTCCAGGGCCGGGAGATCGGTTCCGACGCTGACCGCCAGGTCAGCTTTAGCGGCACCGGCCGCAAGCAACAATGCGACTATCAAAATAAGCGT
This window of the Candidatus Margulisiibacteriota bacterium genome carries:
- a CDS encoding response regulator, with product MAKILIADDQESMRHIIADLLKPAGHSLTAAEDGVQALEALKIEPYDLVIADINMPGMDGLEFLRHVRMNYPTKVVFITGMEEETVKLGIEGFHLDGLILKPFRPEQALAIINQALS
- a CDS encoding TlpA disulfide reductase family protein: MRKTLILIVALLLAAGAAKADLAVSVGTDLPALELPNIEGKVTSLQEVQKHKKTVVVFFTSWSKSSQNNLGFLQDLKNKGQTAEIVGISFDKKAKDVKTFLSDNKITFPVFVDKKLSAINKFQLLVIPTTFCVNSSGVIEKIFVDYDDNVRKALAEWLKS